From the Rhea pennata isolate bPtePen1 chromosome 12, bPtePen1.pri, whole genome shotgun sequence genome, the window CTCCGTTCTAGCGAATCAGAGATCTATTTAAGCCATTAAAGTCAAATGTATGACTGAAGCTGCTTTCTCAACATAGCCTCCACAGCGGTGATTTATGACTATCTGGAAACTTTCAAATATCCACTAACAGCTGTAAGAGGGAATTATAGGCAATGTGATCCTATTGATATCTtatacaatataaaaatgtgaGCATGCTTTCCATGGTACAAGTGAATGGGGCCTACCACTCTCtctatgtaaatattatttcaaacaTAGTTTGGCTGGTTTGGAGAGCCAACAGAAAACTTCTAGGGTTTCAACACAGAATCTGAAGAGGAGAGGAATTAATTTCTGTctggatgcattttttttaaacatttttccttaaaattttcagtggaaGAGCATTTCTTGCTGCAGTATTTTTGGACATGAAATTTCTCCAGCACTATCCATTTTTTATCCATCAGAATGTGCACAATTTGAAGTCCTTTTTatgcaacatttttaaaggtgttaccactttgaagtgttttaaattcagaaaatcaaAGTAGACAGGACCAAGTTAAGTGTTTAGTTATATTCTTCGTTTCTGAAGTCTGAACTTTTAAAGATGTCTCTTGTATGAGATAGTCTTGagcctttatttttatgtttaatgtTTGTATAATGAAACTGTATTGGGAAATACAGTCATGCTTTTGTTAAATAATATACTCTCTTATTTATAGTGGTAAAATGGgtttaaatcagaaataagaGCTGTTAGTAACAGagaataaataaagctttttttttttttttaagagagagatAGGACTTGCAATGCAAAATTTGGGTGTTTATTTGATCTTCTGTGGTTTGAGAACAACACTGCAATAAGATCTTATGCATGAAAAGGCATGTGGTGATAGCTGTCTTGTATTGATACGGTTGTTTTCAAGATGAAGATGTTCCAAACGTGAATCTCGATATTCCTCCTCTTCACTGTTATCATTATCATCGTCATCACGGGTGTGAGTCCTGCAGATGCGTTCTGGAGGGACTGTCCTGTGATATTTTAggatgaattttattttgattactAAAGATAACTCACAACTTCACAGTTTATTTCATAGATGCTGTCTattaagagattttaaaatgttaaattaatcAGCAAGTTGATTTTTCTAAGTATTATAGTTATCAAAGACATTTATATTATTCTTCTTTCAATGTCTCTCCTAGCATTATTCTCTCACTTATATACTTagtttttctgagaaaaatactGGCCAGTCTTGAATGAAAATTCttctatataaaatacatatgatCCTGTATTCATGATTCCATTGCTTTGCAAACACTACAGATCGAATGGAGAAAGAGCCTAGCTTAGCAGTTCTGACGTGTTTTGATCAGCTTGTGTCTCCGCACGGTATTTGTAATGGTGGTGACAAGCATGATGCTAAAATGTACTTGTCTGGAGCGATTGTTGGCTGACTACAACCACTAAAATAGtctttcagaagttttaaagTAAAGAGTGAAGACTCTTGTCACTTTTTCGTAACCAATTTGGTCCAAGAGCAGGAAAGGCTGGTGCTTTGCTGTGACTATTGAATTTAGCTGCCAATGGATATGTGGCCCAAGCTGTATTACAGATtgatttttctggaaagaaCTGGTACTCAGCATCTTTGTGTGCATTTTCAAAAACTATGAGAGAGGGTGAAATCATGCTTCTCTCCTGTTATATGGCTCTTGGAGAAAATAATTGTAGTAGAAAACTCAGGATTTAGTTCCTCCTTTAGTTTCTCTACTTAAAAGtaagcagattttaaaagaaagcatatcttttgttacatttattttaataccaTCAATTTAACAAAGAGCTTCTAATTACcttattttattgttgttcAGCCTTAGAAAACgtaattttttcatttcttcaattCCAAATGGCACAGACTTTAATTCATTGTGATCCAGAAACAACTCTCTCAGAGAGTGATACGCTCCAAAAAATGATACAGGATCTACTCCATCATCAGTAAGTTTGTTAAAGGACAGGTAGAGGTATTCCAGCCCTGGCTTCATATGACCAAAGACATATCCTGGAATTCTTTCAATCTGATTTCCTATAAGTACCAGGTGTAGTAAAGATTTTGGCAGATAGGAGGGAACATGATATAACTTATTATAAGAGAGATCAATTGATTCCAAGTTCCTgcattaaaggagaaaaaaactgtGATGAAAACAATATGGTATACTGTATTGTTAATGCTACATTCTGTACAAAATAACATCATTACAAGGAAAGTCATTTTctaagagaattttttttctgttagtggAAGAGAATGCATTTTATGGAACATGGTCAGACATAATTACCCTGAGAATGGAAAGAATTGAAGTCATTAAGTATTAATCAAGCACAATGTTTTCTGTTGAAGGTGAGGAAACTACTAATATGGGTGGAGAGATGGAGCTGAATAAAGAGGAAACCAAAGGGATCAATTTATGATTGATAATCATTGCAGAATTGTAGTAgttatactggaaaaaatataacaaGCTTGGGACTTTATGTTTATCCCATTGACAcggatttttaaatttaaagccCATTTTAAACTGAATTGTTCTTGCAAATGGCTGCTTGAGAGTCATTCCCATGCGCTCTACTTCCAGAGATGAGAGAGGCCATTAGTAACTGCATGGTTATTTTCAATTCAAATCATTTCCAAATCCAGAATTCGAGAGGTCTGCAGCTGTAGGCCATGGCAGCTGAATTAAAAGCAGTATagaattttcctcctttcattttcatcGCCTGCTCTGTGTGTGTTCTGTTCTTACTTGGATCTGTACAGTCTTCCCCCCTTCAGCATATTAATTTACATAATTACTAATCTCATGAGAAATAAGGCTAGGAAAatattcaattattttaaaattgtgtatGAGAATAATACATTAATACCAAAACATCAATTAATTCTATGGAATAATATCGATAATTAATGCTCATTTTCAATTGGATGGTCAGAAAAATTACTTAGACAATATTAATGTGGCATGGATTTGGGCTATATCATTGTTTTAAAGCTGGCTCTGAATATTTCCTAGGTTATGTAACCTAAGCaaaggaaattagaaaaaatcAGTTAAGGAAAACCAAGGAATTCCAAGATGGCCAAGATTTTGTTTAAGATAAGAAagtacaaatttttttttcattaacttattaataatagagaaaaaatgatTACATCTTAAATGATAGATACTTACTCTTGGTTTATCCAAGCCAAAGGTGctattctattttcttctaatttgttATGCTTTAGCACAATGATATTTATGTTTCTTGTATGGTTAAAGCAAATTTCTGACACTTCTTCAATTTGATTATTTTCAAGATATAACTCCtaagtggaaagaaaattcatgaaagcaaaatatgctatttttccTATTGCAAAATAACGATGTAGTTCTAGCTGTCATTCATATTACATGGTAAAACTGTTAATTTCTAGATAAAGAAGTAATAATCTGAATGAGAGTCAGTTTGTAGCTGTGGTATGACTTTTAGAAccatcatttttcaaagcaattgatttgttttctcatttgtgaaaatacagattttttttgaaagatattttattttgcctgaaGTTGTACAAAGTAAGAGTGATAAATGTTATAACAGCAATCAGATTGGgcaagaatttaaataatttttcagcttgaaaagctattaatcagaaaaatgttaagttttcttaatatttttgctaGGCACTTGTGATCTTTGAACTTTgcaaaatggaaggaaaatacaattttagtGGTTTACAAAACAGTGCTATGTGTCTTCAAAGTATTACAACTGTGTGTTTTACCAAATTGTAGATTATGGTTCTGAGAATGGCTTTCCACTTAAGATTAATgtgacacaaaataaaaatgaggcaACAACAGTGCTGTTTTAGGTCCTTCACATATTTCAGAAGGCCTACAGAAGTCATctttgggaaaagagaaaaggaactTCTTAGCTTGAAAATTGTCTGTAATTGTATTAGGTGTtggtttaaaattaaatgttccCAATGTGTATGAAAAACTTGACAGATATTCCTTGTTTCATCAAAGAGGGATGAAGtcaaaagtggaaaaaaagaatgtagaGTTAATGGTCACTGGAGAATAGCACACTGGAGAAAAGTTACTGGCAGTAGCTAAAGAAGAAGCTAATGTTATAGAAAAGATATTGTTAGGTTTGCTTGATCtgatttgcctgtttttccccTCGCATTTCATGCTATGGAAGATCCCAAGGAAgggaataaaagaataattcaaGGACAATGAAATGAGAAAGAGCATTAGGAAAGATAGCACTGAGAGAGGTAGTAAAATTAATAGACAGCAAGAGTTATTTTTGAAGCAAGGATTGAGGTGAGCAGGGAATGAAATAaggcacagactgaaaaagaggaggaaaatagcTTCCAGGTGGTGTCCTTAAAAACCCCAACAAAACAAAGCCCAAATTCTGGGCAGAGGAATAGGATGGGAGATTACCAGAaggagaaataatttcattaaaaattgaagGATGAAGAAATTGTCcagaaagagggggaaaaaaaacctgctcAAACTCAGCCACCACaacccccacacacaccccagaaATGAATCCAGCCAAGGTTTGGAACACCTTTGCCATTGAACCCAggcaaaaaggaagatgataGTTAGAAATAGGCATTAGAAGAGGATTCCTTGGACTGAAATGAGGTGTGGAATGGATAGAAGTGGCTGAGAGTAGATACCTTAGATAAATCAGTGGtccagagggggaaaaataacccaaactttaatagtaatattttaagttaatttttagTTATAATACTAAAAGAATAGATAATAGTGACGTGCATCTTCAAAAACTCCTGTTCATTCTTCTGCTCGCAAATCAGGGTTAATTATCATGATGTTATTCCTGATAGAGGTTTGTTTAACatattcctaaaaaaaaaaacagttgccTAGCCAATGGTATAGGAATATATTTATTCCTGTTTGCAATTTTCTTTACTCCAAACCTTttgcatatttgaaaatgttgtcGAAATTTCCTTTAATGCTCTCTTCTCTGGACTAGAAAATCTTAGTTCCTTCAGTCTTTCCTTATGAGTCATGTTTTCTGGATTTCTGACTATACTTGCTGCTGTCTTGTGAACTGTCCTTAATGTGGTCACCCAAAGCAGACCAAAGCACATGCACTAAGATGTTATGTGTACCTGGTGTGTCAGATGAATGATGAGTAACTGAACAGTGTTACAGTTTGGCTGAATTTTCTTGGAGGCTATGTTACTTTGTGAGTGTGCTAGAGAAATTCAGACTTAGAAGACATCTTTTGGGATAGAGTTGGTATATAAGTAAATTTCTAGAAGTAATGatttagtaataataattagtatatttagaaacaaatttataaaatttaCCATCTCCATCTGATGACAGTAAGACAGTAATTACAAAAAATTATGATGAAATGTCCGGAAAAATAAAGCTTGCTCttttatctctctttctctttttacctCAATAGAAGACGGAAGGCCTTGTGGGATAATTCGAAATGTATTTCTCCCCAGTCGCAAATAAGAGAGACTTTTCAAAGGATAGAAGGCCAAAGGACTGACGTTTGCTTCATTAAGTTTATTTCCTTCCAACTCCAGGGTGACTAAGTTCTTTAaatctgaggagaaaaagttgGAAATGGATTGGTTAATGCCGTCTGATATCTTATTAAAATGCATcatatgtttaaaatttaatcATTTTAGCATTACAAAATTCTATTCACAGCAATGAAAAAGTCCATTTTcctaaatgaattttaatttatagtACTTATAGTCATAGagttatgttttattattaGTTAGTAGAACTTTGGAGATTTACAGACAGTGGTTCTTTATAATTTTATCTCCCATTAAGAATGGGAAAGAAGGTAGCAGTAAGAATTGTGCATAGTGCATAAGTCTTTCAGGTTGTTTTGctatttgaaaatgtgaaagttACCAAcccttatttttctcattatatcAAAGTCTTGTTTAATTCCCCAAATTTTAGAAAGCATGTACTTGTCCTTCGGTCATTCTGCTTTTCACATGTATTTTAATCCTTTGATAGGATCAATACTAATTTCTTAAATACCTTGTAAGGTATCTTCATCAATGGCATGAAGGCggttgtcatttatttttatttcttccagagTTGATGGTAATTCAGAGGGAATATGCACCAGCATATTTCCGTCCAAATACAAGCGTTTTAGCTTTTTCAGGATCTTAATTATagggggaaagaggagaaatcaGATTATCAAAGTGTAAAATATATAGTTAAAGTATAGTATGGTCACTGTAGTCATTTTATTAAACATACTCATTTTAAGGATGCAGGAGCAGTGCAGTAGTGTCTCGTGATTtgaatagaaaatgttttttaccCGTCAATCTAATTGTTGTTTTCCGTATGTTAACTATTAACAAAGGTGCCTGTTATGCTTATGTGTTTTATGAGGCGATGTTTCTTCGTTAAGAGCTTGACTGAGTAGATCAGCTTTTTATCTGGGCCATCCTGCAGCTATTCTGATCGTAAGCatctatattttttctcctgtctttgaCTGATGTATGTATTCACTTACTTTATTTGTATTCACTTACTTTATTTGTATTCACTTACTTTATTTGTATTCACTTACTTTATTTGTATCCTTATGCAGTATTTAGGAGCTCTAAGCACATGTATCTTTAGGGGTTTTTTGTATTATGCATTTATTCTATACTCTTCATTTGTTGGTAGTATAATGAGTTTCTATAGGTTAGCAAATTTAGTCTTATGCCTAAAGACAGCAGCTTTTTCAGTGATCGAGGATTCTTATGACTTCAGCCTGCTTAAAAATTGGTATGAAAGATTATCATGGTTTAATTTTGATAAGCACGTGTCACAAATTATGCAGTAGTGAGCAGTTCTTGAAAAGTTGCTTTGTTAGTTGTATTAGCCACTGAAGCTTGCTTTCCTCCAGTTTTGTATTAATTTCCTGCTGGTGATATAAGTCccactgaaatttaatttacagTTGAGAGAcctttctattctgttttttctatgCAGTCTGATTTCATAAAATCTGTAGGAACTTAATTCCTCTATTAAACCTGTTTAAAATCTGCCGAAGTTATTTGGGTTGTATGGAGGGGAGGGGAATATAGAGGCATCTACATGAAGTCTGATTGCAATGACaggaaacaaaattcagaattataATTCTGTTTGTTGTTCATATGTTTTTGTATTCATCTTCTCTGGAAAAGCTAGATCTTGATGCCTTACTTCCATGTCTGAATTACGGCTTGTACATGCTTGTTTGCATCATACAGAAATTATTATGGGACTATGTTGATGTTAGGTGAGAAATGTGTAGAAGCAGTCGAATATGCTGTTACTGTGCAAATTCCtggtaaaagaataaaagcagaagatggAAAGATTCTTGGACTATTCTATGAGGTAATGGCTGTCCTTTTAGTATGCATCAGCACTCGCAAGTTTTTCCTTAAATACAGTCAATAAGCATAGAGCTGATGTGGTGAAATACTGTTGTATTCAGTATATGCTATTTCATGGAGTTATGTTCGAGATTGtagtattttttgaaaatgaaaacattgtaAGCCACAAAAATGGTttagattaattttaattaagaatgCAATGACACTCAACTATTACTTGTAGATTTTTGTAGCTACACCTGTGATCAGAGATCATTTttagagaataaaaatataagctTTAGGGAATTAATTCAGtgagataaaaaagaaatttataaCTCCTGGGCATGAATATCCAGGACATTGTTAATGGCATATGAACCCTTCTATTCTAAAATTTCTAAACTTCAACTGACAATGTATCAGCACAAAGTTGTTTCTCACATACAATTATTAGCATTTAATCCTTAGTGATCACTATGTTGCTCAAATGAATGTTATTCAAATGCCTCTGGGGTTACTCATAGCAGGTGCAAACTGTTTTAGCTCCAGTGACTGAAAATCTGTGTCTCAGTTGTGGACAAACTCTACTTCCAACAAAAAATAGTCATAGGATagcagaaaaaatatgctttcttaCTTTGAACGCTTGTGGACCTATGCCACGAGAGGTAAGATTATTCTTACTCAGGTCAATCCATTCCAAATTAGGTATGCCATTGAATGCTTCATCTGGGATGGCAGTGATAACATTTCCTAGGACAGAATTTAGGAAAATAGTTTGAATTATAAATTACAATATTTATCTGAGTTGTATAGTAttgtatatgaaaaaatatgttatGAAGATAGTTGTATTGTAAGTAATAATAGTATAAATACAGTCATAATTGTTGTCTGTCAGGCTTAGCTCCAAAATTCATTCTAATAAATTTCCACGATAAGAAACTGTGTTGCGTTAATGCTAATGTTGACTGGATCTGAGAAGGGATGATGTTAAttgatgaaagaaaataatgtaatgttTACTTACCTGTGAGATCTAGACTTGTGAGATCTGGATCTGAAATTGGTGGTATTTGTGTAAGTTTGGCGTTAGTACAGCTTACTGCAGTGTCTGAGATGGAACATCCAGATGGCAAAGGAGTTTCTATGGGTGGAACGGGGATTGGGAAATGAGGTGGCACTCTGAAAGAGTTACCTCTTAACACATGCACactatcatcatcatcttcattgCTTTCATATTGCATTTCTTGTTCCCCGACACtctcttttattctctcttttttcattttatttattttctcttttgcagtttGTAGTTCTTCCTCTTCATACGATGGCCTGCCTTCTTCATCCTTTCTTGTGACAGGCTTCTCCTCTTTGTGATAAGTTTTTTGACGATTCTTTTggcctttcctttttcttttcttctcattcatTTTAAGAATCGCTTTCTCTTTGAACTCTACCCCTTCTGTTCTAATCAGTTCATTCTTTTCACCTTGAGCATTTGCTGATGACCGTATAACGGGGTCACCAATGTCGCTGGGTTCTGGAGAATCACCAGACAACTCAGTTAGGTCATCCATTGAAATAATACTCGAATCCAAAGAGGAGGCTGACCAGGATaatgagaacaagaaaaatTGTCTGATAAGAGGTTATGCAACTGAACGTAGTTTTAGTAAACATTATTCCCTTCATATATTAAAATTCTGTAACTATAGAAGAACACCATTCCCCTTAGAATATGAtttgaaagaatgaaagcaTGGTCTCACTAGAAAAGCTCAGCAGAAAATTCAGTCTTTGAATGACTGATGAATGGTTGAACCAGCTATGCAGCCATGGTTCGTTGCAactccagaaaaagaaaagaaatttaatataGCCTTCACTGAGCTTCCTTTTTAAACTAATACATTATTTGCTTTCACGTTAATGCAGGgctccaaagaggaaaaagaaagtgtctGGAAGTGGGAAGAGggtaattcaaataaaattcaCAGAGGCCCAGACCTGCCCTCCAGTGCAAAGGACTGTCAGCTCTGTAGATGGCTCTAGGTGGAGAGGTAACCAGGGAAATGTGTTAAATTACCAAAGTACAGTTTTTACTCATATAACAGGGCAACTCAAAAGGAATTTAGCTGTTTTAATGAACATGACTGTTAGTTCTACAGGTAATTTCTATCCTGTCTCTACTCAATGCCTTCGTCTCGTTGTCTCGCGCTCGCTTGCTCTTTGAGGTCCAGGAGTTTGCAGACTTAGGGTAttgggagcaggagaaggaaatcacatttcctcttcatctcctctttattttcataTCTAAAAGTACtctttttgtttagatttttatgAAGCACAGTGTGGttgtatttctgttgtttgtaTTTTGAGTAGCctatttctcttgttttatatCAAATAAGCGCGTGTGTTTTGACACAAGAAACTGTACTTATACAAAGATTTACCAGTCAGTCTGTAAACTATATTATTTCCATGTCTTGTATATTAATAAAGACTATTTATTGATCCTATATACATTCATTCTCTCTCTACccccccctcacacacacactcacacacacacacacacacacacacttattttttcttttgcatctttcctttagtatctttttttcttccagtattaGGTCAAACTAATCCAACAGCAAGggtttttaaagaaactggTCAACTTCTGTTGACGTTCTGAAGAACAAATATATCTAACTACTCTTATCACATAATTCAGGACTTATTTTCCCTATAAAAGGGTACTGCCTACCTTTTAATGCCTCGTATTACTTAAATGTAGCTTTTACATAATGGTTTGTATGAggtagtttttaaaataataaaaatattacagtgtACTGTACCAATATCAGAACAAACCGGGCAGCATTCTCCAGCAGGTATAATAGTGGTGGGACATTTCAGAGGGTGGCACATAGTTGTATCACATAGCACTTTTCCTTTGGAACAGAGACAAGTAATGCAGGGTGTGGGGGACCAGACAGCTTTATCATACATGATCATCCCATTAGCTGTGCAGTGCCCCTGCTTTCCtaagaaaaagagattaaaaattagACTTACACAacttaaactgaaataaaaaacatagcATTTATTAAACCCTTTGGAAAGAAGCACTACTAGCATgttcttcctttgaaaatatctaAGTATCTTACTCCcatcccctccttttttttaaccagttaGTTGATAATCTCTAAGCTCTACTTGGTTCTCGTCCTTTCAGTTGTGAAGGTGATCAAAGGGGATGTGCAGAATTAGTGCCTATATAGCTATTACCACATTACAGCTTTGTAGTGAAAACTGAGTGAAGGTTCAATTGCTCCATCTGCCTCAGACAGTCATCAAAATAGCTATTTCTGCCTCTCACCAGCAAACTGATGAGGACCCTTGTTTATTTTGTCTCATGAAAAACTCTCTTGAATTATGAAAATTCTGAGATTTtctcaaaatcagaaaattaaatttaggtAGTGAATTTCTGAGGGTCTCTTGCAGGGCAGCTCCTCTGTTCCTCCCCATGCCTGGAAATGGCAAGCAGATGTCACAGATCTCCATGAAAGCTGTATGTAGATAAGCTTGAGAAAGatgcaaaattttcttctttcaaattaGACTGAAATGAATTATACAGAACTtgagaatcatttttttctagccCCCCTTCTCTTTCTTGTGTGTGCAATAGGGACACCTTTTCTAATTTCTTGCacaataaatcagaaaaatctgttaag encodes:
- the ECM2 gene encoding extracellular matrix protein 2, whose amino-acid sequence is MQATSFISYLLLVTLCIDFFQNGTSAILRRQRRRMRYRGLRASSSEGRRSQRQPRTRLLAPVPVGPSIPLINIDDSVMGVFDSLVGLGGHESSYSVLPGKQGHCTANGMIMYDKAVWSPTPCITCLCSKGKVLCDTTMCHPLKCPTTIIPAGECCPVCSDIASSLDSSIISMDDLTELSGDSPEPSDIGDPVIRSSANAQGEKNELIRTEGVEFKEKAILKMNEKKRKRKGQKNRQKTYHKEEKPVTRKDEEGRPSYEEEELQTAKEKINKMKKERIKESVGEQEMQYESNEDDDDSVHVLRGNSFRVPPHFPIPVPPIETPLPSGCSISDTAVSCTNAKLTQIPPISDPDLTSLDLTGNVITAIPDEAFNGIPNLEWIDLSKNNLTSRGIGPQAFKILKKLKRLYLDGNMLVHIPSELPSTLEEIKINDNRLHAIDEDTLQDLKNLVTLELEGNKLNEANVSPLAFYPLKSLSYLRLGRNTFRIIPQGLPSSIEELYLENNQIEEVSEICFNHTRNINIIVLKHNKLEENRIAPLAWINQENLESIDLSYNKLYHVPSYLPKSLLHLVLIGNQIERIPGYVFGHMKPGLEYLYLSFNKLTDDGVDPVSFFGAYHSLRELFLDHNELKSVPFGIEEMKKLRFLRLNNNKIRTVPPERICRTHTRDDDDNDNSEEEEYRDSRLEHLHLENNRINTRQLSPHAFSCIRSYCSVVLKPQKIK